AGCTTTGGCCCATCTCCATAGCTTCTAAAACATTCTCAATATCTTCTTCTAAATACTCTGCAATATCATTCACACTTGGAGAGTACCCCAACTCATTTGTTAATTGGTCATTCGCTTTTTTTATTTTAGGTCCCAATTCTTTAATCCGCCTCGGGACATGCACACTCCATGTCTTATCTCGTAAATACCGTTTAATTTCACCGATGACGGTCGGGACTAAAAAAGCTTCAAACTTTCGTTCAAAACTCGTATCAAATCGTTCAATAGAGCCTAATAGTCCAACCATTCCAACTTGAACTAAATCTTCATGGTGTGACTGTCCTTTCGAATATTTGTACGCTAAAGATTCAACAAGATTTTGAAAATGTTCAACGAGATAGGTTTTGGCCATTTGGTCATCATCTTGTTGAACCGCTTTGACCCATTTTAGAATTGTCTCTTGACTAACGTTTTTGTAATTGTCCGTTCCCTTGGTCTTGGTCATGTTGTTGCACCTCTTTAGCCATAAGATATTTTGACATGCTAATCGTCACACCTTGATCTTTATGAACTTTGACATCATCCATCAATGTCTCAATTAAGAATAAACCAAGCCCTCCTTCACGTAAGAAGTTAATATTTTCTTCTTCCGAATATGGACCAAGCTCTCTTTTCTTCTGTTCATAATCGAAACTTTTTCCTGAATCAGAAACAATAATTTCAATCTTATCTTCAAACATTACAAATCCGACTGAAATTTGTCCATCCTCTTGATTAGAGTAAGCATGTTTGACAGCATTTGTTAATGCTTCACTTAATGCTATTTTAACATCTTCGATATCATCATAGCTAAATCCTTGCCTATTTAATATTCCTGACATTGACAACCTAACAAGTCCAACGTACTCAGCTTTGGCTGGAATTCTCATCTCAACTTGTTCGTAAGATTGATTATTCATCAATGTCCACCTCTGCTTTCTCATTAACATACATTAATCCATTTAATCCTGTAATTTCGAATAATTTAAATATACGTTCAGAAGCATTCAGAACATAAAGATTCTTTTCATTTTTATTTAATTCTTTAATCGTTCCAACAAATATTCCAAGACCCGTACTATCCATATATGATAGCTCTTCTAAGTCGATATGAATATCTTTATCTCCCTTTTCGCGTAACGGTTCCAACACTGAACGCAGTTCAGGTGCTGTATACACATCTAATTCACCGTTTAACTTTACATCATAATATTTATCATATTCACTTTGTTCTATATTTAAGTTCATATCGCATCACTCCTAGTCATTATTCACCTACTATTCATTGAAGTACCCGCATCTGTAATCCCTTAAACATAATTAGAAGACAAATTTTAATCTGATTTTAATCTAATCAGTTCTTTTTAGAACGAATAACGTTAGATCATCTTTTTTGTTTTGATATTGAAGTTTATTTAATGACTCGAATAAATTATTCACCATAACTTGCGGTGTAGATTCAATATGTTCTCTAAATAGTAGTTCTAGTTCATCATCACTTATGAATTCACCATCATTTTTTCGAAGTTCTGTAACTCCGTCTGTCACAACAATTAAAATATCACCGGGCTCAAAATGAAGTTCTTTTTGTTCGAACTGAGCATCTAGTGTTACCCCCATGACAATGCCTTTCGTACTAATACGACTAAATGTCTGATGTTTAGCACTGTAGTAAAAAGCAGGTTCATGCCCGGCAGACGAATAATAAAAGTGATGATTTTGATAGTCGTACAGACCATAGAACATGGTTACAAACATATTTTGATTAATATTCCGCTCAACAACTCGATTTAATTTTTTTAATGCATCATCTGGCATTTTTGACTGTCCATAAGAATCCATTCCAAATTTAATCATACTCATAGCGAGTGCCGCAGGTATTCCTTTACCTATAACATCCGCAATAGCAAAACTAACTTTGTGATCATAGTGTGTCAAAACATTATAGTAATCCCCGTTAACTTTTTTGGCCGCTTTACTCACCACGCCCATATCTAGGCCTTCAACTGCTGGGAAAGTTGTTTGAAGCATTGTTTCTTGTAAACTAGCCGCAACATCCACATCATGGTCAAGTTGTTCTGCCCTCTTTAATAAATCTAAATACTCACGATAAGAAAATCCATAAGCTGAGATAATTTCCATAAGTATATCTAGTGACTGTAATATTTCATCTTTATTAAAATTATTTGTCGTCGTAATGTTACGATGAAGGGATACAACTTCCTCAGGAGATATTTCAAATTCTATGAGTTGCTGACTAAGTTTTTGAGCCTGTTCAACCAAATGCTCCTCTTTTGATTTTTTTTTATACTGTTTTAGTATTTGTTCATAATGAGTAATAATATTATCAAGTTTTTCCACCTTAGGTCTTCCTTTCTGTATAAAAAAAGCATTAAGTTAGTAAACTTAATGCTAAAAATGATTATGTCAATGGATGAAGGTCTACACTAATTGCCAATGCATTATCTACTTCTTTCATCTTTTCCTCGGATAAATTCGTCAAACGTTCAAGTAAACGTTTCTTATCAATTGTCCTAATTTGTTCTAATAGTATAACAGAATCCATGTCTAAATGGTATGTATCAGCGTCGATTTCTACATGCGTAGGAATCTTCGCTTTATTAATTTTACCTGTAATTGCCGCAACAATAACTGTTGGGCTATATTTATTCCCTGTGTTATTTTGAATAATAACAACCGGCCGTTTACCACCTTGTTCAGACCCTTTGACAGGTGATAAATCAGCTAAATATACATCTCCACGCTTCATTTATTCACCAGCTTTACTAGCTTGTCTATAAATAAAGTCTTCATTACAGTTACAAGCTTCACATTCTAAATCAATATAATCTCTAGAAATTTCTAGATTCAGTTCACTCATTTCTTTGTAACCTTCAGCAAGCACTGTATTAAAGTTCACCATTGTTGCAGACATTACACTACCCCCACTCAAGTCATAGTATAGATTCAAAACGAGATACTCTGTTATTAGAATCAACAATAAAACAATAAATGCATAAACCTTTTGTCTACTTAATCATAACATCTTTACAACGACAGTTAAAGTTGTTTATTGTTAATTTTATTTTAAGATTTGATTGAATTCATATACCTGATCATCTTTAATATATCTTTTGGTCAATCGACGACTCATACGAGTTAGCATTTCGTAACTAATCGTTCCATTAACCTTTGCAACATCTTCGAGTGATTGGTTTTCACCGATGAGTGTAATTACATCTCCTACATCCATATTTTCGTTCCCTTTAATCATAATATGATCCATTGTTACTCGTCCGACAATTTCGCACGGGCCGTCATTAGAATCTACATAGCTGCCTTGCATCATGCGTGTGAACCCATCCGCATATCCAATGGGTAACGTTGCAATGATTGTATCTTGTTGTGCTTGATACGTTTGATTGTAGCTTACAGTTTCATTCTGATGAATCGTTTTAACGTGATTGACGTGTGTATATAACTTCATGGATGGTTTTAATGGATAGAGAGATTTGATTTCGACTAATTGTTCGTCAGTAAAATCTGGATAATAACCATACAATGATAATCCCGTTCGAATTGCTGTCATATCATCCATATCATATAACAAGCTTGCACTTGAGTTCTGGCAATGGACATATTGTGGTCTCTCAACCGCATCGACAATTTCAATGAATGCTTCATATTGTCTCATTGTCTCATTATGGTCTACATCAGAACTATTGAAATGAGTATATATCCCTTCATATACAAAGTAATCACTATCATGGATGATTTTAATTATTTCATGTATATCTTCAATATCCTTCACACCAAGACGATTCATCCCCGTATCGACATTGATGTGCATCCATACATCTTTATCATATTTATCTTTCACTTTCGCACGTGCTTTCTTGAGCCATTCTACACTCGGTACTGTGACGGCAACGCGGTGTTGTATCGCTTTATTAATATGTTTTGGCTCTATAATGCCAAGAATTAAAATTTTAGATTTAATACCATTCATTCTTAATTCAATGGCTTCATCTAACGTCGCAACACAGAAAAAATCAACACCAACTTCACCTAATGCTTTTGCAACTTCGACACTTCCTAGACTATAAGCATCTGCTTTCACCACTGCAATCACTGTTTTATTCGAGTGTTTCTGCTTCAACACATTGTAATTATGTTGTATATTGTTTAAGTTCACTTCTTGATATGTCTTACGGTAATGCTTATTACTCATTCAACACACTCCTCTTCAATCACTACAAAGGCGACAACTTGATCTTCGTTATGTGAAATCGATGCATGTATCATTAAATTATGATAACGACTGTCAATACGATTATTTATCACATTGACAATCGGTGCGCCTAGCTCATTGTTCAAGCATTCTATATGTTGAAAATTTAACTCGCCAATGCCTGTACCAAATGCTTTAGCCACCGCTTCTTTAACTGCAAAGCGACCGGCTAAATATTGCAATTGATTCATTCCTTTTTTATCATTATACACTGATAGTTCAGAAGGTGTTAAAATTTTGGCAGCAAATCTCGCGTTCTTCTCAATAATTCGTTCAAATCGACTGACCGTCGTGATATCAGTTCCAACCCCAACAATCACTTACTTCACCATCTTTGACTTGATAAATTTCCGAATCTCTGTTGCTTCCTCTGAACGAACGATAGGAATCGCATGCAAACCAGCTGCCGTTGAGATAGAAAGTGCTTTGACACGATAGCGTTTCATAATGATTCCAACGTTATAGTCAACATTATATATTCTATTCATTGGAATATGTTCAACTCTTTTAAATAAGAAACCTCTCTCAATCGTGATTTCATCATGGTTAATTTGGTATGAATAATATTTATACGATAAGTACGTTTGAATCAAAATGTGATACAGTGTAATAACTAATAACCCACATAGTCCATAGTATACATAACGGTGTATATCGATATCCATCCAAAACATTAATACAACCATCACTATTATAATGATAAGCCACAGAATTCCATATCCAATTGATGTTCGTAACCGATAGATTGACAGTGCACTAGGATCTAATTTCTTCACGCATTACCCCACCCTTCTCTTCATGATAACGATAAAAATGATTACGAATCGCCAACGCATCATCCGCCTCAGCATTATATAAATCAGCATCGTGAGATAGTAATCCAGCTGCGATTTTAACATTTACATTTTTTAGTTTTCTTCTTCTCATGAAATAATTATCAGATAAGTCTAGTTCCATGATTTTATCATAGCGAATAAAGTTCGTTGAAATTGAGAATAATCCTGTATCAGTTATCGATAATTCATTATCGCCTAATGCATAACCACTCATTCTCATATCATAGACATTTGATAGTATCCCTATAATGTATAAGACGCCTACTACATAATAACCCCATGTTAAATCGAAATAATAACAAACGCCCATTGCCACAACAAAAATGATTGTTTCCCAAAAAATAAAACGATTAAATGCTCTCCATGGTATACAACGTCTCACCGAGTTGAACTCATAGTGTGTAAATAATGATTGCATTATATTTAAACCTTCGTCTTTTTTTATAAAAGGTAAAATCATGACTTTCGTACCTTCACTATCGTCATCCGCATTTAGCATATCTTCCGAAGTAATGACAACATTGAATTCTGTATACCCTATGAACTTCCTAAATAAATTTTGAGATTCATAGATTCCTTGTACACGA
Above is a window of Abyssicoccus albus DNA encoding:
- the sigB gene encoding RNA polymerase sigma factor SigB, with amino-acid sequence MTKTKGTDNYKNVSQETILKWVKAVQQDDDQMAKTYLVEHFQNLVESLAYKYSKGQSHHEDLVQVGMVGLLGSIERFDTSFERKFEAFLVPTVIGEIKRYLRDKTWSVHVPRRIKELGPKIKKANDQLTNELGYSPSVNDIAEYLEEDIENVLEAMEMGQSYNALSVDHSIEADKDGSTVTLLDIMGNDDSGYDLSEKRLMLQRVLPVLSDREREIIQYTYIENLSQKETGEKIGLSQMHVSRLQRSAIKKLKEAIANEQ
- the rsbW gene encoding anti-sigma B factor RsbW, encoding MNNQSYEQVEMRIPAKAEYVGLVRLSMSGILNRQGFSYDDIEDVKIALSEALTNAVKHAYSNQEDGQISVGFVMFEDKIEIIVSDSGKSFDYEQKKRELGPYSEEENINFLREGGLGLFLIETLMDDVKVHKDQGVTISMSKYLMAKEVQQHDQDQGNGQLQKR
- a CDS encoding anti-sigma factor antagonist encodes the protein MNLNIEQSEYDKYYDVKLNGELDVYTAPELRSVLEPLREKGDKDIHIDLEELSYMDSTGLGIFVGTIKELNKNEKNLYVLNASERIFKLFEITGLNGLMYVNEKAEVDIDE
- a CDS encoding SpoIIE family protein phosphatase → MEKLDNIITHYEQILKQYKKKSKEEHLVEQAQKLSQQLIEFEISPEEVVSLHRNITTTNNFNKDEILQSLDILMEIISAYGFSYREYLDLLKRAEQLDHDVDVAASLQETMLQTTFPAVEGLDMGVVSKAAKKVNGDYYNVLTHYDHKVSFAIADVIGKGIPAALAMSMIKFGMDSYGQSKMPDDALKKLNRVVERNINQNMFVTMFYGLYDYQNHHFYYSSAGHEPAFYYSAKHQTFSRISTKGIVMGVTLDAQFEQKELHFEPGDILIVVTDGVTELRKNDGEFISDDELELLFREHIESTPQVMVNNLFESLNKLQYQNKKDDLTLFVLKRTD
- a CDS encoding type II toxin-antitoxin system PemK/MazF family toxin, with translation MKRGDVYLADLSPVKGSEQGGKRPVVIIQNNTGNKYSPTVIVAAITGKINKAKIPTHVEIDADTYHLDMDSVILLEQIRTIDKKRLLERLTNLSEEKMKEVDNALAISVDLHPLT
- the alr gene encoding alanine racemase, with protein sequence MSNKHYRKTYQEVNLNNIQHNYNVLKQKHSNKTVIAVVKADAYSLGSVEVAKALGEVGVDFFCVATLDEAIELRMNGIKSKILILGIIEPKHINKAIQHRVAVTVPSVEWLKKARAKVKDKYDKDVWMHINVDTGMNRLGVKDIEDIHEIIKIIHDSDYFVYEGIYTHFNSSDVDHNETMRQYEAFIEIVDAVERPQYVHCQNSSASLLYDMDDMTAIRTGLSLYGYYPDFTDEQLVEIKSLYPLKPSMKLYTHVNHVKTIHQNETVSYNQTYQAQQDTIIATLPIGYADGFTRMMQGSYVDSNDGPCEIVGRVTMDHIMIKGNENMDVGDVITLIGENQSLEDVAKVNGTISYEMLTRMSRRLTKRYIKDDQVYEFNQILK
- the acpS gene encoding holo-ACP synthase translates to MIVGVGTDITTVSRFERIIEKNARFAAKILTPSELSVYNDKKGMNQLQYLAGRFAVKEAVAKAFGTGIGELNFQHIECLNNELGAPIVNVINNRIDSRYHNLMIHASISHNEDQVVAFVVIEEECVE
- a CDS encoding PH domain-containing protein, encoding MKKLDPSALSIYRLRTSIGYGILWLIIIIVMVVLMFWMDIDIHRYVYYGLCGLLVITLYHILIQTYLSYKYYSYQINHDEITIERGFLFKRVEHIPMNRIYNVDYNVGIIMKRYRVKALSISTAAGLHAIPIVRSEEATEIRKFIKSKMVK